The Loxodonta africana isolate mLoxAfr1 chromosome 5, mLoxAfr1.hap2, whole genome shotgun sequence region CCAGTCCTTCCTGCGCACTGCTGCTGGAGTGATCATTCCAAAGAACAAGTATGAGAGGGTCTTCTACTGCCTTCAGCATAAAGACTGAGCCCTAGCCCGGCTTACGAAGCCCTGCCTGGGCCAGACCCCATCTAACTCCATCCTATTTCCCACTCTGCTGCCCTTCTTATCATGTACATAATTTATGCTATACCACTAACCACTCCAAATACATGTCAAGGTGACCCTtgcctctgtgcctttgcacaTTATTTGCCCCCTGCTCAAAATGCTGTTCCCTGCCTTGACCACCTGATGAATTTCTAACCACTCCTTGAGGCTGAAGCTGACAATATTGGTAACTGACCCTACAGACTTTTTCTCCTTTGCTACCTTCCACCATAGAGGTTGGAAAGTAAGCTATCCACTTCtacagcctcccttgcagctaggtgtgCCCAAGTGACATGGCTCTGGCCAAGGAGCCGTAAGAAGAATTCTGCTGCATCTTCTGTGACAGGTTTTGCTTTCCAGATTAAAGGCAGAGGCATTGCTTGACCcattccttctcttcttcccacCTTCAACCCAGAAGTGATGCCTGGAGCCATCTTACAACCATGTGGCAACAAGCCAACTACACCAAGGATGGGAGAGTGCAAAGATGAGCAGTGCCTGGACCCCGGATGATGTAGTTCCGCTGCCAGGCCAACACAGAGCAGCCTATCTCTGGAATTCTTGTGAGATAATTAATTGTCTTTAAGGCTTAAGATattgtgggtggtgcaaaccgttcaccagcctactaactgaaaggttggcagttcgagtccacccagtggtgtcacaggagaaaggcctggtgatctactttttaagatcacagccgttgaagaccctatggagcagttcaactctgagaCATGTGGggtatcatgagttggaatcaactcagtggcaatgggtttgggggtttGTTTGGCCAAGTTTTCTATTACTTGCAGCCGAAAGCACTCCTAGTTGATACTAGCATCCCCTTCTCACTGGAGTCCCTCCCCAGATCCAGCTCCCATTACAGCTTGTACATCCTCCTGTCCCAGCACTTGGCATACTCACTGTGTTGTATTTTTCCTTGTCTCTCTCCCCAGCTATGTTGTTATTTTATTGCCGTTAGTTGGTGTAGAGCtaattacaactcatggcaaccccgtgtgtgcagagagAACTatgctccctaaggttttcaaggccatgacttttcggaagcagatggccaggcttgtcttccaagacatctttgggtgggttcgaaccgccatcTTTTAGgctggtagttgagtgcttaaccatctgcgccacccagggactgtggcTATACTGTTAATATACTGTGTCCTTTTTGAGGAAAGAGAGTGAGTCTTCTTACCTGTAATCTTTAGTTCCCAGCCCAGCCCCTGGCATACAGCAGGTATCAATCAGTAAGTGGACTTGCAGAATATATGACCATGTCCTAACCTCATGTTTTAACCTCGcacttaaattattttattacaaGCTGCCTTCACTCCTTATTGGAAAGAGGCAAAGAAAGTAGATTGATTTTTAAAACGATAACTTGATGCAAATTACCGAAATATTGCAGAGGAACAAAAATGCTGCAATGTTCTTTAGGACTTTTCTCTTGGTGATGCCCTGCAAGAAATGGGGGCAGCAGGCTGGGCCTGGGGCCCCCTCCCAGctcctctcctcttcctccttgccATGGCCTTCTCTCGAACATGTATTTCCATTGACCACATGTGTCATCTCCCCATCTTGGGACACCTCCTCCCCGGCCACACCTCCACTCTTGAGGCAGGAAGAAGCGAGGGAGATGGTGTTGCCATTGCAGACAGTGACCACCCGAAGGGTCCTGATGTCGTCAGAGAGGTTCTCGGGCTCCTGGTGAATGGACTCAATGATGAAGAGGTTCTGGATGTATTTCTCAACAATCACCAGGATGGAGTAAGGCAGGTTGTACCAGGTGTATGGGGGGCAGTCCTCTGCACAGAGAGTGGCTAAGATTGAGCCCCAGGAAATGAGCCAGGAGCCGGAAGCCGTGCCCACCAAGAGGTCTGCATCCAGTTTACGGGCTGGGTTTTTGGACTCGTCTAGTGATTTCTCATTGGTCCTGTAGATCCGGATGCCAACCAGCCCTGCAGCTCCCATGAACATGAGCAAGACAATGGCGTACAGGTAGAACATGATGAGCGCTGACTCGCTCTTGGTTTTGGACCGTCCGATGCGAATCATGTACACCACCACAACCCCAATGGTGGTAGCCAGCGCAGTCAGGCCCAGGACCGAGCCCACCATGACCCCGTTAAATTTGAACTGCATCTTCGGATGCTGATGGCTGTCCACTTTGCGGCCGATGTTCTTCCACAGGACGTAGAGCATCGTAGAGGCCAGAATCTGATACTCTATGTTGAAGGGGTACAGGTAGTAGATCGCTTGTGAGACGGCCGAGCAGAGAGTCGGGAGCGTGCAGTTACAGTCAGGTGCGTGGTCATCTAGATCTGGAGAAAGAGGCAGAGCACGTGGAGGGTCGTTAGCACGCTcggtggaggggtggggaagcACAGGGCAAGGCTCTCCCTCTGGATTCATGTGTGGATTTTCCCACCGAGGGTAAAGCTTCATTTTAAGTCCTATTTCATGTTTAATATCATGGCTAAATGGAGAGTCATAAATCTTCCCAAAAGAGTATTAAATACATAAATCACATTTTATCCATAGATTGAAATAGCATGCATCCATTATAAATTTACTTATTAACTTGTAATGATGATCACAAGATACTGTTGAACAACAAAAGCAGGTTGCCAAAGAGGATATAGAGTATGACTTTGCTTTTGTAAGGTACAGATATATagatgataaaccaaaaccaaaccaaacccactgccatcgagtcaattctgactcatagtgaccctataggacaggttagaactgcccaatagagttttcaaggagcacctggtgagttcgaactgcctacctttttggttggcagatgtagctcttaaccactaagccaccagggtttcctatacagacgatagataggtagataggtgatAGACTGGCCTGAGGTTGCGCAGGTGGGGTAGAATTACAGTATGTTAAATCTTCTCTACCTGTctaccagtttgtcatactgtggtggcttgcatgttgctatgatgctggaagctatgccaccattgtttcaaatatcagcagggtcacccatggtggacaggtttcagcagataaggaagaaagacctggtgatctgcttctgaaaattagccaacaaaaccttatggatcacaacagaacatcatctggctgcttgctttggacacgtcctcaggaaggatcaatcgctagaggaggacgtcgtgtttggtgaagtagtgggccagcaagggcaagggagaccctgggTGAGACGGATTGCTACAGTAGCCACAATGACGAACTTGACCATGCCAGTGACTgcgcaacatttcgttctgttgtgcataggtggccatgagttggagtcaactcgacagcagctatctatctatgtTAAATCTGGCAAGAGCCTTGGAAACTACATGGTCTAGTTCCCCTCATTTTGCAAACGAGACAAGGGAGGCTCAGACAGGTTAAATGGCTTCCAAGGATCACACAGCCAGTCAGTGGCGGGATCAAGACCCCGGAGTCATCCAGTTCCCAGTTCTTTGGACTTTCCCTACCCACACTCTCCTAGCCCAAATGTTCTAATATGGAAATGATAGATTGTAAATGCTAAAGaattttggaagaaaatataaaaattagtgCTATAGGCTCtcaaataggaaaaagatggaataaaaatggGCCAAAATgataagccaaaaaccaaacccattgccgtcgagtcaattctgactcatagagaccctacaggacagagtagaactgccccacagggtttccaaggagcacctggaggattcggactgccaatattttggttagcagccatagcacttaaccactatgccaccagggtttccataagcca contains the following coding sequences:
- the OTOP1 gene encoding proton channel OTOP1; amino-acid sequence: MPEGRGPVASAPEQGLSGPGESSGSPGPRRGSSRASVPQKLAEALSSQYGLNVFVAGLLLLLAWAVHAKGVGKLALLCVLTALMLLQLVWMLWYVGRSAAQRRLIRLKDTQAGTRWLRGSISLFSVITIILGCLKIGYFVGFSECLSATEGVFPITHAVHTLLQVYFLWGHAQDIIQSFKTLERFGVIHSVFTNLLLWANSVLNESKHQLNEHKERLITLGFGNITIDLDDHAPDCNCTLPTLCSAVSQAIYYLYPFNIEYQILASTMLYVLWKNIGRKVDSHQHPKMQFKFNGVMVGSVLGLTALATTIGVVVVYMIRIGRSKTKSESALIMFYLYAIVLLMFMGAAGLVGIRIYRTNEKSLDESKNPARKLDADLLVGTASGSWLISWGSILATLCAEDCPPYTWYNLPYSILVIVEKYIQNLFIIESIHQEPENLSDDIRTLRVVTVCNGNTISLASSCLKSGGVAGEEVSQDGEMTHVVNGNTCSREGHGKEEEERSWEGAPGPACCPHFLQGITKRKVLKNIAAFLFLCNISLWIPPAFGCRPEYDNGLEEIVFGFEPWIIVVNLAMPFSIFYRMHAAASLFEVYCKI